The genomic stretch AATAATACTGCCAAAATATGTTTGCCAATAATTACGTGAACCATGAAAAAGATCGTTCCCTCGAAGTTCCAGACTTAAGGCATCCCTTAAAAATGACTTACGGACAGAGATGTCAACTGTACCATAATTTTTGAACTGATACAAATTCTGATAATTTCCTTTTCCCATAAAAAGCCCATCCAAACTGACAAGAAAATCACCAGGAAGTTCAAATGTATTGTTGAACCTTATTGTAGGACGAGGTTTATTAAACTCTATGCCATCTATTGTCATCCATTGTTTCTTCACGCCGATATTTAGGTTAGGATGCCAAAAGCCAATAGCCGGTGAAATAGAGAAAGAAACATTCAAAGTCGGACGATTATGATAATTGAGGTAAGTCATCATCATTGAATTGCCATTATCTATCGGATCTCCCCAATAAATGATTTCCTTACGCCACTGCTGATAGCTGACAAGTAACTGTAAAAAACGCCATGTACCGACCAATGAAATATCGTGAATGGTGCACGGCTCCAGCAATGGGTTACCACGTTGCATAGTGAAACGGTCTACATAGGTGACATTGTTGCTTAACTGGCTATAAGTAGGTCGTTGCGTTTTAGCAGTATAACTCAACTGTGCCCGGACAGAACCTAGTTTTCTTGAAAAAGAAAGATTAGGAAACCAGTTTCCATACATACGGCTCTGTTCATCCATGTGCACACCATCCTTATAATAATCAAAAGTTACATGCTCATATCTTACACCCAATGAAAGGTTACCTATCGGGAACTGACGGCTGTATTCGGCAAAGCCACTCAATCCATCTTCCTCTACACGACTGATGGTACTTTCCACATATTTCTCCGGATTACGGTACTCGTCATTGCGACGGGTATCCGTATATTCTCCGCCTACCGAAAGATTACCTCCAAACAACGGATAAGAAAGTACCAATTTAGAAGCTAGCAATTTATTTCTGATGTAACTCTGTGTATGCACATCCCGACTTTCTTGCTCTTGACTGACTTCGTGATAAAGACCTTTTCCTGTAGAAGTATTAGTATAATAGTCTGTATTAAAATCAATATTCAAATCTCCCACAGTACCATTATAATAAACATTTAGTTGATGAGTAGGCTTACCGGAAGTAGAAGAATACTCTTGATTTTCCAAGTGGTCATAAAACTGATTGTTGGCTGTAATATCATTAGAGGTAAATACATCCGACTTCGTATTTGGACGGGAAGTAAGAGTATAGCGGAATCCCAGTGAATGTTTATCATTCAGGCTATAATTAGCTCCTATTTCACCTCGTAAAGACTTGTCTACTACAGTTCCATCCAATAGATTCTGATATTTCCATAAAGAATCAGACTCCAAGGTATGTACAATATCATTTTTCATGATATATTCGTTCTTTAAATAACGGAATATACCAAAAATATCAAGTCCATTATGGCGGTAGTTTACATTCAATTGCTCTATCAAGTCTACATTCTGGCTCTGATAGTAACTGGAACGGAGATCGAAGCCGAAACCATCTCCGGCACGCCGGATAGTCTGTATACGGATAACGGCAGTTACAGTTGCATCATAACGTGCACCGGGATTAGTAACAACTTCTACGCTCTTAATATCTTCCGAATTTAGTTGATCCAATTCCGAATCATCACGTACCTGCCGCCCATTGATATAAATAAGAGGTGTTCCTTTGCCAAGTACTTCATAGGAATTCCTCTCTTTTATTACACCCGGTACTTTTCCCAATACATCGCTTGCTGATCCGGCTTTAGAGAGTACACTATTTTGTATATTAGTCACCAGTGCGTCGCCTCTCATGCGAGTAACAGGCATATCAGCTTTTACCACAACTTCAGCCAATATCTGTGTGTCTGAAGCGAGACAGATAATTCCAAGATCTGTACTTCTGTTATCTA from Phocaeicola dorei encodes the following:
- a CDS encoding outer membrane beta-barrel family protein, translated to MRANILFCLYFFMGVAVQLQAQVTVTGKVIDEQQQPVPYANIVLLSLPDSTFVAGSISNEEGAFSLNVKETKDVLRISSIGYATVYRPLDNRSTDLGIICLASDTQILAEVVVKADMPVTRMRGDALVTNIQNSVLSKAGSASDVLGKVPGVIKERNSYEVLGKGTPLIYINGRQVRDDSELDQLNSEDIKSVEVVTNPGARYDATVTAVIRIQTIRRAGDGFGFDLRSSYYQSQNVDLIEQLNVNYRHNGLDIFGIFRYLKNEYIMKNDIVHTLESDSLWKYQNLLDGTVVDKSLRGEIGANYSLNDKHSLGFRYTLTSRPNTKSDVFTSNDITANNQFYDHLENQEYSSTSGKPTHQLNVYYNGTVGDLNIDFNTDYYTNTSTGKGLYHEVSQEQESRDVHTQSYIRNKLLASKLVLSYPLFGGNLSVGGEYTDTRRNDEYRNPEKYVESTISRVEEDGLSGFAEYSRQFPIGNLSLGVRYEHVTFDYYKDGVHMDEQSRMYGNWFPNLSFSRKLGSVRAQLSYTAKTQRPTYSQLSNNVTYVDRFTMQRGNPLLEPCTIHDISLVGTWRFLQLLVSYQQWRKEIIYWGDPIDNGNSMMMTYLNYHNRPTLNVSFSISPAIGFWHPNLNIGVKKQWMTIDGIEFNKPRPTIRFNNTFELPGDFLVSLDGLFMGKGNYQNLYQFKNYGTVDISVRKSFLRDALSLELRGNDLFHGSRNYWQTYFGSIIWEQTNQWDTREFSITLRYKFNTTKSKYKGTGAANDELRRL